A window of the Lactuca sativa cultivar Salinas chromosome 5, Lsat_Salinas_v11, whole genome shotgun sequence genome harbors these coding sequences:
- the LOC111895214 gene encoding protein SEED AND ROOT HAIR PROTECTIVE PROTEIN → MDTFSNVVFLFCVVVSIIFASADAAYGVAKLPEIPHKMKEKEIPKPIAVQGLIYCKSGSKFIPLKGATARITCLARNQKGLELAPFSVSSCPADDKGYFLAKLSPPSTKFLKNAQWELKECKAFLESSPLKECKVPLDINGGVKGAHIISSSAHRLLKNANLYSLKPFFYTSDKPHTVADNNKY, encoded by the exons CGTGGTGGTATCAATCATCTTCGCCTCTGCTGATGCTGCTTATGGAGTTGCTAAGCTGCCGGAGATTCCTCACAAGATGAAAGAGAAGGAAATTCCAAAACCCATTGCAGTTCAAGGCCTTATATACTGTAAATCCGGCTCTAAATTTATTCCACTTAAAG GAGCCACAGCAAGAATAACTTGTTTGGCAAGAAACCAAAAGGGACTTGAATTAGCACCATTCTCCGTCTCAAGTTGCCCAGCTGATGATAAGGGCTACTTTTTAGCCAAATTGTCCCCTCCATCGACAAAGTTCTTAAAGAATGCTCAGTGGGAGCTCAAAGAGTGCAAGGCCTTCCTGGAGAGCTCGCCATTGAAGGAGTGTAAGGTTCCTTTGGATATTAATGGAGGGGTTAAGGGTGCTCATATTATTTCTTCTTCGGCTCATCGTCTCCTTAAAAACGCAAATCTCTATTCGCTCAAACCCTTTTTCTACACTAGTGATAAACCTCACACAGTCGCCGATAACAATAAATATTAA